In Sporichthya polymorpha DSM 43042, a genomic segment contains:
- a CDS encoding calcium-binding protein — MKRQFSAPLVVLMMAAGVAALPGAPASARELPRECTSSGLDVLCVFAKPTEKPVRFVVPEGVSSIDAYVQGAAGGDGPPDTSFGGRGGTAHAVLLVEPGEVWDLRVGGRGGNATAIGGRPAHGGINGGGAAGTTGAGGGGGRTEIHVREGSVSPDPLSTDPLIAAGGGGGGGAAPDRRSNGGHGGGSIGAAGLGGSSAGAGAGATETAGGAGAADAKAGARGIGGTGAGAGGGAGYFGGGGAARALTSGLTTRAGGAGGGSGFGLPGTTFGIAPAQADGIIHLRFTQLLLGVDITRVCAPDGPVPDGWVLQEGTDGDDVLAGSNANDLIRGRLGDDRISGGGGHDILCGDAGADVLRGGGGNDLLIGGRGRDRLDGGAGEDRGIDVDSTTWRGGIETRS; from the coding sequence ATGAAGCGTCAGTTCAGTGCGCCGCTGGTCGTTCTGATGATGGCTGCCGGCGTGGCCGCGCTTCCGGGCGCGCCCGCCTCGGCCCGCGAGTTGCCGCGGGAGTGCACCTCCAGCGGGCTCGACGTTCTCTGCGTGTTCGCCAAGCCGACCGAGAAGCCGGTGCGCTTCGTCGTGCCGGAGGGCGTCAGCTCCATCGACGCCTACGTGCAGGGCGCAGCGGGCGGCGACGGGCCGCCGGACACGAGCTTCGGCGGACGGGGCGGCACCGCGCACGCGGTGCTGCTCGTCGAGCCGGGCGAGGTCTGGGATCTGCGGGTCGGCGGTCGTGGCGGCAACGCCACGGCAATCGGGGGTCGGCCCGCGCACGGCGGAATCAACGGTGGCGGCGCCGCCGGTACCACGGGGGCCGGTGGCGGCGGGGGCCGCACCGAGATTCACGTGCGCGAGGGCAGCGTCAGTCCCGACCCGCTTTCCACCGACCCGCTGATCGCGGCCGGCGGCGGTGGCGGGGGCGGCGCGGCACCCGACCGGCGCAGCAACGGGGGCCACGGCGGTGGCTCGATCGGTGCGGCCGGGCTCGGTGGCAGCTCCGCCGGAGCGGGGGCCGGCGCGACCGAGACCGCGGGCGGCGCGGGGGCCGCCGACGCGAAGGCGGGAGCCCGGGGCATCGGCGGCACGGGTGCGGGCGCCGGCGGCGGCGCCGGCTACTTCGGTGGTGGCGGTGCGGCCCGCGCGCTCACGTCCGGCCTGACGACCCGGGCCGGCGGCGCCGGGGGCGGCAGCGGCTTCGGCCTGCCCGGCACGACCTTCGGCATCGCGCCCGCCCAGGCGGACGGGATCATCCACCTGCGCTTCACCCAGCTCCTGCTGGGCGTCGACATCACGCGCGTCTGCGCGCCCGACGGCCCGGTGCCGGACGGCTGGGTGCTCCAGGAGGGCACCGACGGGGACGACGTCCTCGCCGGCTCCAACGCGAACGACCTGATCCGGGGACGGCTCGGTGACGACCGCATCTCCGGCGGGGGCGGCCACGACATCCTCTGCGGCGACGCGGGCGCGGACGTCCTGCGCGGCGGCGGCGGCAACGACCTGCTGATCGGCGGCCGCGGGCGCGACCGGCTCGACGGCGGCGCCGGCGAGGACCGGGGGATCGACGTCGACTCGACCACGTGGCGTGGCGGCATCGAGACGCGCAGCTGA
- a CDS encoding fructose bisphosphate aldolase encodes MSSQREAMQEKVVNGKGFIAALDQSGGSTPKALRDYGIEESRYSNDAEMFDLMHAMRTRIIQSPAFTGEKVLGAILFEMTMDRQIDGRDTAEYLWNSRGVVPFLKVDKGLEETANGVQLMKPMPGLDDLLARAVAKGVYGTKMRSVIHEANPDGIAAIVEQQFEIGAQIAAAGLVPILEPEVSIKSPTKQEAEVLLREHIQKQAEQLSADTPIMLKLTIPTEANYYAPLVAEPHVQRVVALSGGYSRDEACALLKQNPGVIASFSRALVEGVSDSQTDEEFNATLATAIDAIYEASVD; translated from the coding sequence ATGAGCAGCCAGCGTGAGGCCATGCAGGAGAAGGTCGTCAACGGCAAGGGCTTCATCGCCGCCCTGGACCAGAGCGGTGGAAGCACGCCGAAGGCGCTGCGCGACTACGGCATCGAGGAGTCGCGGTATTCGAACGACGCCGAGATGTTCGACCTCATGCACGCGATGCGCACGCGCATCATTCAGTCCCCCGCGTTCACCGGCGAGAAGGTGCTGGGCGCGATCCTGTTCGAGATGACGATGGACCGGCAGATCGACGGCCGGGACACCGCCGAGTACCTCTGGAACTCCCGCGGCGTGGTGCCCTTCCTCAAGGTCGACAAGGGCCTCGAGGAGACCGCCAACGGCGTCCAGCTGATGAAGCCGATGCCGGGTCTCGACGACCTGCTCGCCCGCGCCGTCGCCAAGGGCGTCTACGGCACGAAGATGCGCTCGGTCATCCACGAGGCGAACCCCGACGGCATCGCGGCGATCGTCGAGCAGCAGTTCGAGATCGGCGCCCAGATCGCCGCCGCCGGCCTCGTGCCGATCCTCGAGCCCGAGGTCTCGATCAAGAGCCCGACCAAGCAGGAGGCCGAGGTCCTGCTCCGCGAACACATCCAGAAGCAGGCCGAGCAGCTCTCCGCCGACACCCCGATCATGCTCAAGCTGACGATCCCGACGGAGGCGAACTACTACGCCCCGCTCGTCGCGGAGCCGCACGTCCAGCGCGTCGTCGCCCTCTCCGGCGGCTACTCGCGCGACGAGGCCTGCGCGCTGCTCAAGCAGAACCCGGGCGTCATCGCGAGCTTCTCCCGCGCGCTGGTCGAGGGCGTCTCCGACAGCCAGACCGACGAGGAGTTCAACGCCACCCTCGCCACCGCGATCGACGCGATCTACGAGGCTTCGGTCGATTAG
- a CDS encoding FAD-dependent oxidoreductase codes for MTRVVVVGGDAAGMSAASAAKRAREDLEVIAFERGEHTSYSACGIPYWVAGDVAHWSDLVARSPEEHRRRGIDVRLRTEVVGIDPAAGTVTVREAGGSETTVGWDHLVLATGAEPAKLTVPGHDAAGVLSVQRIPDGQAILDAVASGAERAVVVGAGYIGIEMAEALLRQGLEVTVLDRGEQPMGTLDADLGVHVRAAMEGEGIALRTGVEVEAFETSPTGPGRSRVTGVVTGDGTFAADLVVCGLGAKPAVGLAKDAGLPIGDAGGLRTDDRQRVGGDHPAAGRIWAGGDCVEVHDRIADRYVTVALGTHANRHGRVIGANLAGREARFPGVIGTAVTKVCALEIGRTGLGEKAAAAAGFDAVAATVESTTRAGYMPDAGPIRVKLIAERGTGRILGGQIVGRNEGAAKRIDVIATAVWCGLSADELSDVDLSYAPPFSPLWDPVTLAAREVAARLG; via the coding sequence ATGACGCGGGTCGTGGTCGTCGGCGGCGACGCCGCCGGCATGAGCGCGGCCTCGGCCGCCAAGCGGGCCCGCGAGGACCTCGAGGTGATCGCCTTCGAGCGGGGCGAGCACACCTCCTACTCCGCCTGCGGCATCCCGTACTGGGTCGCGGGCGACGTCGCGCACTGGTCCGACCTCGTCGCCCGCAGCCCGGAGGAGCACCGCCGCCGCGGCATCGACGTCCGCCTGCGGACCGAGGTGGTCGGCATCGACCCGGCCGCGGGCACGGTCACGGTGCGCGAGGCCGGTGGATCCGAGACGACGGTCGGCTGGGACCACCTGGTCCTCGCGACCGGGGCAGAGCCGGCCAAGCTGACGGTTCCGGGCCACGACGCGGCGGGCGTGCTGTCGGTCCAGCGGATCCCGGACGGGCAGGCGATCCTCGACGCCGTCGCCTCCGGGGCGGAGCGGGCCGTGGTCGTCGGCGCGGGCTACATCGGCATCGAGATGGCGGAGGCGCTGCTGCGCCAGGGCCTTGAGGTCACCGTGCTCGACCGCGGCGAGCAGCCCATGGGCACGCTCGACGCGGACCTCGGCGTCCACGTCCGCGCGGCGATGGAGGGCGAGGGCATCGCGCTGCGCACCGGCGTCGAGGTCGAGGCGTTCGAGACGTCCCCCACCGGCCCCGGGCGAAGCCGGGTCACCGGGGTCGTGACCGGCGACGGGACGTTCGCCGCGGACCTCGTCGTGTGCGGCCTGGGGGCCAAGCCCGCCGTCGGGCTGGCGAAGGACGCCGGTCTGCCGATCGGCGACGCGGGCGGACTCCGCACCGACGACCGGCAGCGGGTCGGCGGCGACCACCCCGCCGCCGGGCGCATCTGGGCGGGCGGGGACTGCGTCGAGGTCCATGACCGGATCGCCGACAGGTACGTCACGGTCGCGCTCGGTACCCACGCGAACCGGCACGGCCGGGTGATCGGTGCCAACCTCGCCGGGCGGGAGGCGCGCTTCCCGGGCGTCATCGGCACCGCGGTCACCAAGGTGTGCGCGCTGGAGATCGGGCGCACCGGCCTGGGGGAGAAGGCCGCCGCCGCCGCCGGGTTCGACGCCGTCGCCGCGACGGTGGAGTCCACGACCCGGGCCGGCTACATGCCCGACGCCGGGCCGATCCGGGTGAAGCTGATCGCCGAGCGCGGCACCGGCCGGATCCTCGGCGGGCAGATCGTCGGCCGCAACGAGGGCGCCGCGAAGCGCATCGACGTGATCGCCACCGCGGTCTGGTGCGGGCTGAGCGCGGACGAGCTCTCCGACGTCGACCTCTCCTACGCCCCGCCGTTCTCGCCGCTGTGGGACCCCGTCACCCTCGCTGCCCGTGAGGTCGCCGCACGGCTGGGGTAG
- a CDS encoding TrmH family RNA methyltransferase, producing the protein MSEDGSAAEDALDLAPDVGVGPHPEPWPQDPRLDPELLANGDRRNVVDRYRYWRREAVVADLDTRRHTFHVAIENWQHDFNIGSVVRTANAFLAAEVHIVGHRRWNRRGAMVTDRYQHVRHHPDVEALGAWAAAAGLPLIGVDNLPGAVPLETYPLPRACVLLFGQEGPGLSAAAHARCEAVLSIAQFGSTRSINAGAASAIAMHAWVRRHVFGQEPGQDVPAEVDG; encoded by the coding sequence GTGTCGGAGGACGGGAGCGCTGCCGAGGACGCGCTGGACCTCGCTCCGGACGTCGGTGTCGGCCCGCACCCCGAGCCCTGGCCACAGGACCCGCGACTGGATCCGGAGCTGCTGGCGAACGGCGACCGGCGCAACGTCGTCGACCGGTACCGCTACTGGCGCCGCGAGGCCGTCGTCGCCGACCTGGACACCCGGCGGCACACGTTCCACGTCGCGATCGAGAACTGGCAGCACGACTTCAACATCGGCTCGGTCGTGCGGACCGCGAACGCGTTCCTGGCGGCGGAGGTCCACATCGTCGGGCACCGGCGGTGGAACCGCCGCGGCGCGATGGTCACCGACCGCTACCAGCACGTCCGGCACCACCCGGACGTCGAGGCCCTGGGCGCCTGGGCCGCCGCGGCCGGCCTGCCGCTGATCGGCGTGGACAACCTGCCGGGCGCGGTCCCGCTGGAGACGTACCCGCTCCCGCGGGCGTGTGTGCTGCTGTTCGGCCAGGAGGGCCCGGGCCTGTCCGCGGCCGCGCACGCCCGCTGCGAGGCGGTCCTCTCGATCGCCCAGTTCGGGTCGACGCGGTCGATCAACGCGGGCGCGGCGTCGGCGATCGCCATGCACGCGTGGGTGCGCCGGCACGTGTTCGGGCAGGAACCGGGGCAGGACGTCCCAGCGGAGGTGGACGGATGA
- a CDS encoding DedA family protein, with the protein MISAAGVELSLDLQGLSTGLVYLVVLSFVFIESGILLGFFLPGDALLFGAGLVAASPHSDVALWPLTIGVCVAAVAGDAVGYWTGRRWGRPWLETKPRMAEHIAKAEAFYERWGAIAVIVARWFPWLRTATPVVAGVARMPYRRFVAANVVGAVTWGAGLIQLGYYSYEISWLRNTAIAIGLTCGAILVIAGAVRWILARRRARADNLAG; encoded by the coding sequence GTGATCTCGGCGGCGGGGGTCGAACTCTCCCTCGACCTGCAGGGACTGAGCACGGGGCTGGTCTACCTCGTCGTCCTGTCGTTCGTCTTCATCGAGTCCGGGATCCTGCTCGGGTTCTTCCTCCCCGGGGACGCGCTGCTGTTCGGCGCCGGCCTGGTCGCCGCGTCGCCGCACTCGGACGTCGCGCTGTGGCCGCTGACGATCGGTGTCTGCGTGGCCGCGGTGGCCGGCGACGCCGTCGGCTACTGGACCGGTCGGCGGTGGGGCCGGCCCTGGCTCGAGACCAAGCCGAGGATGGCGGAGCACATCGCCAAGGCCGAGGCGTTCTACGAACGCTGGGGCGCGATCGCGGTGATCGTCGCGCGCTGGTTCCCGTGGTTGCGGACCGCGACGCCGGTGGTCGCCGGCGTCGCCCGCATGCCCTACCGGCGCTTCGTGGCCGCGAACGTCGTCGGCGCCGTGACGTGGGGCGCGGGACTGATCCAGCTCGGCTATTACTCGTACGAGATCTCGTGGCTGCGGAACACGGCGATCGCGATCGGGCTCACCTGCGGCGCGATTCTGGTGATCGCTGGCGCCGTCCGGTGGATCTTGGCGCGACGGCGCGCGCGGGCGGATAACCTCGCGGGGTGA
- a CDS encoding DedA family protein, with product MNVALGPSWLEPEQLIDNFGFAGLLLIIFAECGILLGLIFPGDSLLFIAGLLLADDTLSQPLWLACVCLWIAATAGNLVGYWIGRRTGPAVFARPNSRIFKQEYVEKTAAFFDKHGGRAIILARFVPIVRTLITFMAGSVKMDARAFTIYSMVGALLWAVGVTVLGHELGGVDFVREHVEAILLGVVALSVLPIVVHLLRERRSRSARTTEPETGDPVA from the coding sequence GTGAATGTCGCGCTCGGCCCGTCGTGGCTCGAACCTGAGCAGCTCATCGACAACTTCGGCTTCGCCGGGCTGCTGCTGATCATCTTCGCCGAGTGCGGCATCCTGCTCGGCCTGATCTTCCCCGGCGACAGCCTGCTGTTCATCGCGGGTCTCCTGCTCGCCGACGACACCCTCAGCCAGCCGCTGTGGCTCGCGTGCGTGTGTCTGTGGATCGCCGCGACCGCCGGCAACCTCGTCGGCTACTGGATCGGCCGGCGCACCGGCCCGGCCGTGTTCGCCCGCCCGAACTCGCGGATCTTCAAACAGGAGTACGTCGAGAAGACCGCGGCGTTCTTCGACAAGCACGGCGGCCGGGCGATCATCCTCGCCCGGTTCGTCCCGATCGTCCGGACCCTGATCACGTTCATGGCCGGCTCGGTGAAGATGGACGCCCGCGCCTTCACGATCTACTCGATGGTCGGTGCCCTGCTCTGGGCCGTCGGCGTCACGGTCCTCGGCCACGAGCTCGGCGGGGTCGACTTCGTCCGCGAGCACGTCGAGGCGATCCTGCTCGGCGTCGTCGCCCTCTCGGTGCTCCCGATCGTCGTCCACCTGCTCCGCGAGCGCCGCTCCCGCTCCGCCCGCACCACCGAGCCGGAGACCGGCGACCCGGTGGCCTGA
- a CDS encoding PaaI family thioesterase — protein sequence MTATDGRERTYTWVDPKVYVEAAQGRSGLELFQYLLETNTPPPPISQTLGFRLVEVDKGLAVFAISPAEHLYNPIGSVHGGVYATLLDSAAGCAVHTTLEAGVNYTSLDLAVKFLRPMTPDGGEVRAIGTVVHSGRRTALAEAKMVDEKGRLLATATSSCLILNP from the coding sequence GTGACGGCAACGGACGGGCGCGAGCGCACCTACACCTGGGTGGACCCGAAGGTCTACGTCGAGGCCGCGCAGGGCCGCTCCGGGCTGGAGCTCTTTCAGTACCTGCTCGAGACGAACACCCCGCCGCCGCCGATCTCCCAGACCCTCGGCTTCCGCCTCGTCGAGGTCGACAAGGGCCTCGCGGTGTTCGCGATCTCCCCGGCCGAGCACCTCTACAACCCGATCGGCTCGGTCCACGGCGGCGTCTACGCGACGCTCCTGGACTCCGCCGCCGGCTGCGCCGTCCACACCACCCTCGAGGCCGGGGTCAACTACACCTCGCTGGATCTTGCGGTGAAGTTTCTGCGCCCGATGACCCCCGACGGCGGCGAGGTCCGCGCGATCGGCACCGTCGTCCACTCCGGCCGCCGCACCGCCCTCGCCGAGGCGAAGATGGTCGATGAGAAGGGCCGCCTCCTCGCCACCGCGACCAGCAGCTGCCTGATCCTGAACCCCTGA
- a CDS encoding acyltransferase yields MSGTVTAPRAASASGAGRTDTSAGPRRTGTEWMDFARVAGMVAVVVAHVFAPAIRFDVEDRSSPAWWAAMAISAFSRFCVPLFLAISGALLLAPRAGLPPAEFYRRRLHRIGIPLAVWVAFYLALREFTAGDDLGGEGVAREVIGGGVYYHLYFLFVLAGLYALTPFVRLIVLHASQRMLVAFVVVLLGIGAIDQAAVILFESGSGNAATRFLPYLGYFVGGLLVSQLTLTRRLVRLGALALVSGVVLTTVGGWALSVSMGPEYVEYALLPLSPSVIVTAFGATVLLRALPRRLPRLTGSRTVARLSALSFGVYLVHPAVLTQLRERYPFPTDLPGLLGLGAALLAVTLVASALITAVGRLAPGVRRAF; encoded by the coding sequence ATGTCCGGGACCGTGACGGCCCCGCGGGCGGCGTCTGCCTCGGGAGCGGGACGCACCGACACCTCGGCAGGTCCGCGGCGCACTGGCACCGAGTGGATGGACTTCGCCCGCGTCGCCGGGATGGTCGCCGTCGTGGTCGCGCACGTCTTCGCCCCGGCGATCCGCTTCGACGTCGAGGACCGCAGCTCCCCCGCGTGGTGGGCCGCGATGGCGATCAGCGCGTTCTCGCGGTTCTGCGTCCCGTTGTTCCTCGCGATCAGCGGTGCCCTGCTGCTCGCGCCGCGGGCCGGGCTGCCGCCGGCGGAGTTCTACCGGCGCCGCCTGCACCGGATCGGCATCCCGCTCGCCGTCTGGGTGGCGTTCTACCTGGCGCTGCGCGAGTTCACCGCCGGGGACGACCTCGGCGGCGAGGGCGTCGCGCGGGAGGTGATCGGCGGCGGCGTCTACTACCACCTGTACTTCCTGTTCGTCCTCGCCGGCCTGTATGCGCTGACCCCGTTCGTGCGGCTGATTGTGCTGCACGCCTCGCAGCGGATGCTGGTCGCGTTCGTCGTCGTCCTGCTCGGGATCGGCGCGATCGACCAGGCCGCGGTGATCCTGTTCGAGAGCGGGTCCGGCAACGCCGCGACCCGCTTCCTGCCCTACCTCGGGTACTTCGTCGGCGGGCTGCTCGTCTCGCAGCTGACGCTGACCCGCCGGCTCGTGCGACTCGGCGCGCTCGCGCTGGTCAGCGGCGTCGTGCTCACGACCGTCGGCGGCTGGGCCCTGTCGGTCTCGATGGGCCCGGAGTACGTCGAGTACGCGCTGCTCCCGCTCTCGCCGTCGGTGATCGTGACGGCGTTCGGCGCGACGGTACTGCTGCGCGCGCTCCCCCGCCGCCTGCCGCGGCTGACCGGGTCGCGCACGGTCGCGCGGCTGTCCGCCCTCAGCTTCGGGGTCTACCTCGTCCACCCGGCAGTGCTCACGCAGCTGCGCGAGCGGTACCCGTTCCCGACCGACCTGCCGGGCCTGCTCGGCCTCGGCGCCGCCCTGCTCGCGGTCACCCTCGTCGCGTCGGCGCTGATCACCGCCGTCGGCCGGCTTGCGCCGGGGGTGCGGCGGGCGTTCTGA
- a CDS encoding Txe/YoeB family addiction module toxin translates to MRIAFDEVAWEDYEFWQATDRKQLKRINRLLDDICRDPESSDGIGKPERLKHALAGARSRRIDSEHRVVYLVEGDLGIVLSLRYHY, encoded by the coding sequence ATGCGGATCGCGTTCGACGAGGTCGCCTGGGAGGATTACGAGTTCTGGCAGGCGACCGACCGGAAGCAACTCAAGCGGATCAATCGGTTGCTCGATGACATCTGCCGGGACCCGGAATCGTCCGATGGCATCGGCAAGCCCGAGCGGCTCAAGCATGCGCTGGCCGGCGCTCGGTCGCGCCGGATCGACAGCGAGCACCGCGTCGTCTACCTCGTCGAGGGCGACCTCGGCATCGTCCTCTCGCTGCGGTACCACTACTGA
- a CDS encoding FKBP-type peptidyl-prolyl cis-trans isomerase, with protein sequence MSDKPEIDFPGGEPPAELVITDLKVGDGAEAKPGATVTVHYVGVAFSTGEEFDASWNRGSPFQFQLGAGMVIAGWDQGVAGMKVGGRRQLVIPPHLGYGQRGAGSVIQPGETLIFVVDLLGV encoded by the coding sequence ATGAGCGACAAGCCCGAGATCGACTTCCCCGGCGGCGAGCCCCCCGCGGAGCTGGTGATCACCGACCTCAAGGTCGGTGACGGCGCCGAGGCCAAGCCCGGCGCGACGGTGACCGTCCACTACGTCGGCGTCGCGTTCTCCACCGGCGAGGAGTTCGACGCCAGCTGGAACCGCGGCAGCCCGTTCCAGTTCCAGCTCGGCGCCGGCATGGTCATCGCCGGCTGGGACCAGGGCGTCGCGGGCATGAAGGTCGGCGGCCGCCGCCAGCTCGTCATCCCCCCGCACCTCGGCTACGGCCAGCGCGGCGCCGGCAGCGTCATCCAGCCCGGCGAGACGCTGATCTTCGTCGTCGACCTGCTCGGGGTCTGA
- a CDS encoding SDR family NAD(P)-dependent oxidoreductase: MPTALITGPTSGIGNAFARRLAADGWDLVLVARDSARLDRVAAELRARSGVEVETFPADLSADAARAAVVERILDETRPIDLLVNNAGMAGPGAVLRSDYRAQDDVLAVMVRAVLQLSHAALQVMAARGHGGIVNVSSVAGFVPRGTYSAAKAYVTNFTESLAEEARGTGVRVVVTCPGFTRTEFHARSGADTDNIPDFLWLSADKVVDDALDALRRGRVVTVPGLQWKVITAAAKHLPVRRIVRATRMLGRTPRSEIGTRTEHTR, encoded by the coding sequence GTGCCCACCGCCTTGATCACCGGTCCCACCTCGGGGATCGGCAACGCGTTCGCCCGCCGGCTCGCCGCCGACGGCTGGGATCTCGTCCTGGTCGCCCGCGACTCCGCGCGCCTGGACCGGGTTGCGGCCGAACTGCGGGCCCGCTCGGGAGTCGAGGTCGAGACGTTCCCCGCCGACCTGAGCGCGGACGCCGCCCGCGCCGCGGTCGTCGAGCGCATCCTCGACGAGACCCGACCGATCGACCTGCTGGTCAACAACGCCGGCATGGCCGGCCCCGGCGCCGTGCTGCGCAGCGACTACCGCGCGCAGGACGACGTGCTGGCGGTTATGGTCCGCGCGGTCCTGCAGCTCTCGCACGCCGCGCTGCAGGTGATGGCGGCCCGCGGCCACGGCGGCATCGTCAACGTCTCCTCGGTCGCCGGCTTCGTCCCGCGCGGCACGTACAGCGCCGCGAAGGCGTACGTCACGAACTTCACCGAGTCCCTCGCCGAGGAGGCCCGCGGCACCGGCGTCCGCGTCGTCGTGACCTGCCCCGGCTTCACCCGGACGGAGTTCCACGCCCGCAGCGGCGCGGACACCGACAACATCCCCGACTTCCTGTGGCTGTCCGCGGACAAGGTCGTCGACGACGCGCTGGACGCGCTGCGTCGCGGCCGCGTCGTCACCGTGCCCGGCCTGCAGTGGAAGGTCATCACCGCCGCCGCCAAGCACCTCCCGGTCCGGCGCATCGTGCGCGCGACCCGGATGCTCGGCCGCACCCCCCGCAGTGAGATCGGCACGAGGACGGAGCACACGCGATGA
- a CDS encoding pyridoxal phosphate-dependent aminotransferase, with the protein MGTAGTTGRMARRLDGLGTTIFAEMSALAVETGAVNLGQGFPDTDGPAEIVDAVVAALRSGTSNQYPPGPGIPALRTAIAEHGRRFWGLDYDPDGEILVTAGATEAIAAAVLALVNPGDEVIAFEPWYDSYAATIAMAGGVRVPVTMHAPEFAIDPDELRAAITPRTRMILLNTPHNPTGRVLSRAELTAVAELAVEHDLLVVSDEVYEHLVFDGEHIPISTLPGMRERTVRISSAGKTFSFTGWKIGWACGPAELVTAVRTAKQFLTYVSGAPFQPAIAQALGMPDSYFTGFRDQLRDRRDQLAGGLRELGFDVVQPAGTYFVTTDVRPLGWTDGVAFCRDLPHRAGVVAIPLGVFYDDPEPGRSLVRWAFCKRPEVLDDALTRLRVAFSG; encoded by the coding sequence ATGGGCACAGCGGGGACGACGGGACGGATGGCGCGGCGGCTCGACGGGCTGGGGACGACGATCTTCGCCGAGATGTCCGCCCTCGCCGTCGAGACCGGGGCGGTGAACCTCGGCCAGGGCTTCCCGGACACCGACGGCCCGGCCGAGATCGTCGACGCGGTCGTGGCCGCGCTGCGGTCGGGGACGTCGAACCAGTACCCGCCGGGGCCGGGGATCCCGGCGCTGCGCACCGCGATCGCCGAGCACGGCCGCCGCTTCTGGGGCCTGGACTACGACCCCGACGGCGAGATCCTCGTGACCGCCGGCGCGACCGAGGCGATCGCCGCCGCCGTGCTCGCGCTCGTGAACCCCGGTGACGAGGTGATCGCCTTCGAACCCTGGTACGACTCCTACGCCGCGACGATCGCGATGGCCGGCGGCGTCCGGGTCCCGGTCACGATGCACGCGCCGGAGTTCGCGATCGACCCCGACGAGCTGCGCGCCGCGATCACGCCCCGCACGCGGATGATCCTGCTGAACACCCCGCACAACCCGACCGGGCGCGTGCTCTCCCGCGCGGAGCTCACCGCGGTCGCGGAGCTGGCCGTGGAGCACGACCTCCTCGTGGTCTCCGACGAGGTCTACGAGCACCTGGTGTTCGACGGCGAGCACATCCCGATCTCGACGCTGCCGGGGATGCGCGAGCGCACCGTCCGCATCTCCTCCGCGGGCAAGACGTTCTCCTTCACCGGTTGGAAGATCGGCTGGGCCTGCGGCCCGGCGGAGCTCGTCACCGCGGTCCGGACGGCGAAGCAGTTCCTCACCTACGTCTCCGGCGCGCCGTTCCAGCCCGCGATCGCGCAGGCCCTGGGCATGCCGGACTCCTACTTCACCGGTTTCCGCGACCAGCTCCGCGACCGCCGCGACCAGCTCGCCGGCGGGCTGCGCGAGCTCGGCTTCGACGTCGTCCAGCCAGCGGGGACGTACTTCGTCACCACCGACGTGCGGCCCCTCGGTTGGACCGACGGCGTCGCGTTCTGCCGCGACCTCCCCCACCGGGCCGGGGTTGTCGCCATCCCCCTCGGCGTCTTCTACGACGACCCCGAGCCCGGCCGCTCCCTGGTCCGCTGGGCGTTCTGCAAACGGCCCGAGGTTCTCGATGACGCCCTCACCCGACTGCGCGTAGCGTTTTCGGGGTGA